The genome window TTATCCCTTCCCAAGCGAAGTGAAGGGAGAATATAGTCTTCCCAGTGCCTGGCTCACCTACAATTGAAATGAAAAAGCCTCTTGGAATGCCTCCCTCTATTAGCTCATCAAAGGATTTTATTCCTGTGCTTAGCCTCTCAATCATCTTTCTTCATGTCCCTTCTATGAGCTCCTTTAATTTTTTATTAAAATTTAAATTGTTGACCTAGATATTTTTGATGCCAAATGTGATTTTTCTTAGATCATTCAGATATAGCCGTGGAGTCCAGAGAGACCTTGAGAAGGTACAGATATGAATTAATCAAGGCTCTGAATCCGCTATCTGTTGTGCTTTCTATTGTTAGCTCCAATGCATTTTCTCCGCTCTGGCTGATTATAACCTTTCCCCTCTTTTCATCGGCCTGTGATGCCTCTTCTGGCTTCAAGGACAAAAAGAGGCTGTGTATGAGCTTCGAATTGCTTGAATGAATTGTTAGATTAAGTACGTATTTATTTACTTTCAATTTCTTCACCGAGCTCTAATGTTCTTCTTGGAGAAGTTATTTTGTGATATTTTATTATGGGACCCATGTTTAAGTTTCCAGGTAACTGCTTGAACTTTATGATCTTCAGGGAGGAATTTATGCTAATTTTTATATATTTTCCTTCAGGGGGAAGTGTTAACCCTGTTTGGAAAAGCTGATGAAGTGCAAGAATGAGTGCCCTAGTTTCCTCACTTGCTTCAGGTATTGAATCAACTATTATTTCCCTAATTTTCTCAGCCTCGATGCCGTGATGCCCTGCCTCGCGAGAAAGAGCGACTCCTTTCAGGAAAATTGTGTATGTGTGAAGAATTTTTTTCGAAGCCGATGCTTGAGAAAGATCATAGAGCCTTATTATTGATGGATTTCCCCTCATTTCTCCAATTACAGCCAAGGTCTCAGAATTTTCTGCTAGTGCTTCCTCAACAAGCTCCTGAAAAGTCATCTTACCCCTATTAAGCCTCACAAGCCATGGAGCCAATGAAGTTAAGTCCTTCACAAAGCTACGCGTTCTGGGAGATGGCTCTCTGGAAGTAGTTATGAGTACCTTTTTCTTCACTTTCATCATCTGTTGATAAAATCTGCTTGATTTTAGAAGTTGGGTTGTGCTAGCTTACTCTCTGCACTGTTTTTGGGAAGAGCTTGTTCAGACCGCTTCTTGGAACGTATGACCCCCCGGCCCATACCGAACCGCACTTCTTGCACTTCCATATTCCAACACTTATCCTCACAACCTTACCAGTAATCCCGCAGAAGGGGCATGTGTGTTCAGCATATCTCTTTTCCATAATTTCTTTGTACTGCTTCCTTAGAGTTGAACCGTATCTAGGACCAAATTTTCCCGCAATGCCAACCAATTTAGTTCTGCCCATCTCATACACCGTTCTCTGATTATTCTAATCCACCATCCATTAAACGAGTTAAAAACTGGGTTTATTAAGCTGATCTATGCTGATTCTCTTTGAAGTGTGTCCTCAATGCTTTCTTTTCTTTCATCTTGAGGTTTTTTGTCTGACAGAGCTCTTTCTATTTCCTGTAAATATTTCTGTGCTACTTTCCAAGCTAGATCAATCATAGCATCAATATCTCTCTCATCTAGGGAACCTGTTCCCATTTTCTGCATTCCTGCTATTACTCCTTCTTCCGTAAAGGATACGGAGAGCCTGGCATCTGATACGTATTCTTCCTCCTCAGTTGGATCAGCTACATAGTAGCTTCCAATTTTAGCAATTGTAGCAGTTATCACTTTTTTTGTTAGTTTCAGGTTGCCTCTA of Fervidicoccaceae archaeon contains these proteins:
- a CDS encoding 50S ribosomal protein L37ae, translating into MGRTKLVGIAGKFGPRYGSTLRKQYKEIMEKRYAEHTCPFCGITGKVVRISVGIWKCKKCGSVWAGGSYVPRSGLNKLFPKTVQRVS
- a CDS encoding KEOPS complex subunit Pcc1 codes for the protein MKVNKYVLNLTIHSSNSKLIHSLFLSLKPEEASQADEKRGKVIISQSGENALELTIESTTDSGFRALINSYLYLLKVSLDSTAISE